In Devosia sp. XK-2, one DNA window encodes the following:
- a CDS encoding alpha/beta fold hydrolase has product MYQPIVFLPGLICDARLWRDIIDGLPDRIAPMVADLRLDDTIAAMAARTLAAAPPRFALAGLSMGGYVALEIMRQAPERVTHLALLDTSARADTEERRETRSKGIEMISQGKFIGVSRGLLPTLIAPHHLGTSLAEEVQAMSERVGPDVYVRQQKAIMGRIDSVPHLGAIAAPTLVGVGALDKLIPPEMSDEMATRIPRAELVTFPDAGHLPTMENPAPVVEAMRNWLSRQGAQA; this is encoded by the coding sequence ATGTACCAGCCCATCGTCTTTCTACCCGGCCTGATCTGCGATGCCAGGCTATGGCGCGACATCATTGACGGCCTGCCGGACCGGATCGCGCCCATGGTCGCAGATCTCAGGCTCGACGACACCATTGCCGCCATGGCCGCCCGAACCCTAGCCGCTGCGCCACCGCGTTTTGCCCTGGCCGGGCTCTCCATGGGCGGCTATGTCGCGCTTGAGATCATGCGCCAAGCGCCCGAACGCGTGACCCATCTCGCCTTGCTCGACACCTCGGCCCGGGCCGATACCGAGGAACGCCGCGAAACCCGGAGCAAGGGCATCGAGATGATCAGCCAGGGCAAGTTCATCGGCGTTTCGCGCGGTCTCTTGCCAACCCTGATCGCTCCGCACCATCTGGGCACATCGCTGGCCGAAGAGGTGCAGGCCATGTCCGAACGCGTCGGGCCCGATGTCTATGTGCGCCAGCAGAAAGCGATCATGGGTCGCATCGATTCGGTCCCCCATCTGGGCGCGATCGCCGCGCCGACGCTGGTCGGGGTAGGTGCGCTCGACAAGCTGATTCCGCCCGAAATGTCCGACGAGATGGCCACGCGCATCCCAAGGGCCGAGCTGGTGACCTTCCCAGACGCGGGGCACTTGCCCACCATGGAAAATCCGGCGCCGGTGGTCGAGGCGATGAGGAACTGGCTGAGCCGCCAAGGGGCGCAGGCCTAG
- the purE gene encoding 5-(carboxyamino)imidazole ribonucleotide mutase yields the protein MLKPPVAIVMGSQSDWPTMRLAAETLENLEVEYEARIVSAHRTPERMVDFATNAREEGIKVIIAGAGGAAHLPGMIAAMTTLPVFGVPVRSKALSGMDSLYSIVQMPGGIPVGTLAIGEPGAINAALLAAAVLALSDDELADRLEAHRARQTQAVPQFPSDLE from the coding sequence ATGCTCAAGCCACCGGTCGCCATTGTCATGGGCAGCCAATCGGACTGGCCCACTATGCGGCTGGCCGCCGAAACCCTCGAAAATCTCGAAGTCGAGTATGAGGCGCGCATCGTCTCGGCACATCGCACGCCCGAACGCATGGTGGACTTTGCCACCAATGCGCGAGAAGAGGGGATCAAGGTGATCATCGCCGGCGCTGGTGGCGCTGCGCATCTGCCCGGCATGATTGCGGCCATGACAACGCTGCCGGTCTTTGGTGTGCCGGTGCGCTCCAAGGCCCTGAGTGGCATGGATAGCCTTTATTCCATCGTGCAGATGCCCGGCGGTATCCCAGTGGGTACCTTGGCCATTGGCGAGCCCGGCGCCATCAACGCAGCTTTGCTGGCCGCCGCCGTGCTGGCGCTGAGCGATGATGAACTGGCCGACCGGCTTGAGGCGCATCGCGCCCGCCAGACCCAGGCCGTGCCCCAATTTCCGTCCGATCTCGAGTAG
- a CDS encoding LysE family translocator gives MIAALFSFAIASLLIELTPGPNMTYLAVLAAARGRVPGLAAVGGVALGLTLLGALAVLGLGALVLEHPWLYQSLRWAGVAYLLYLAWEAWSDSRKPIDALSPDGSNWRYFRRGLMTNLLNPKAALFYITVMPSFFTAATMREAILFSAVYVVVATGIHAGVVLLAGSVRPLLTAPQRRRAMGWIFALLLLGIAVWVAMASAR, from the coding sequence ATGATCGCCGCGCTTTTTTCATTCGCCATCGCGAGCCTGCTGATCGAGCTGACACCGGGCCCGAACATGACCTATCTCGCTGTTCTCGCCGCCGCGCGGGGCCGCGTGCCGGGCCTGGCCGCCGTGGGCGGGGTGGCATTGGGCCTGACGCTGCTGGGCGCGCTGGCCGTACTCGGCCTGGGCGCGCTGGTGCTGGAACATCCCTGGCTCTACCAGAGCCTGCGCTGGGCCGGCGTGGCCTATCTGCTCTACCTTGCCTGGGAGGCCTGGAGCGACTCGCGCAAGCCCATCGACGCGCTTTCCCCGGACGGGAGTAATTGGCGCTATTTCCGCCGCGGGCTGATGACCAACCTGCTCAACCCCAAGGCCGCGCTCTTTTACATCACTGTCATGCCCAGCTTTTTCACTGCTGCCACGATGCGTGAAGCCATACTGTTCAGCGCCGTCTATGTGGTCGTTGCCACCGGCATCCACGCCGGCGTGGTTCTGCTCGCCGGTAGCGTGCGACCCCTGCTGACCGCCCCGCAGCGGCGGCGCGCCATGGGCTGGATCTTTGCTCTGCTTTTGCTCGGCATCGCCGTCTGGGTGGCGATGGCGTCGGCCCGCTAA
- a CDS encoding DUF465 domain-containing protein, with translation MTKEQETQLGIELATKRQEHADLDAAIHTLSQSQLADRMLIQRLKKRKLALKDRIVQLENILLPDIIA, from the coding sequence TTGACCAAGGAACAGGAAACCCAGCTCGGCATCGAACTGGCCACAAAACGCCAGGAACACGCCGATCTCGACGCGGCCATACATACTCTGAGCCAGTCGCAACTGGCCGATCGCATGCTGATCCAGCGCCTTAAAAAGCGGAAGCTGGCGCTTAAGGATCGCATCGTCCAACTCGAAAATATTCTCTTGCCCGACATCATTGCCTGA
- a CDS encoding SlyX family protein translates to MMSGSEQNDRIDALETRIAYQDQTIEELNMALTAQWKTIDLLSKKLAMLEEQVRSGSYIADPATEKPPPHY, encoded by the coding sequence ATGATGAGTGGCAGCGAGCAGAATGACCGGATCGATGCGCTCGAAACGCGCATTGCCTATCAGGACCAGACCATCGAAGAGCTCAATATGGCGCTGACCGCGCAATGGAAGACCATCGACCTTTTGAGCAAGAAACTGGCCATGCTCGAGGAACAGGTGCGTTCAGGCAGCTATATTGCCGATCCGGCGACGGAAAAGCCGCCGCCGCATTATTGA
- a CDS encoding 5-(carboxyamino)imidazole ribonucleotide synthase gives MTKETTILAPGATIGILGGGQLGRMLALAAAKLGLKSHIYCPDPQSPAFDVTPFKTVAAYDDVEALKGFAAQVDVITYEFENVPATTAQVLAGLKPLRPGANALAISQDRLEEKGFLASKNIPVAPYRAIHGLDDLNKAVAELGLPAVLKTTRLGYDGKGQRVLRAPADAEAAFAELAPHPLVLEGFVPFEKEISVVVARGADGTVRSFDAAENVHRNHILFTSTVPADIPPGVEKHAAMLAKVIVVALDYVGVLGVEFFVLGGERPSLLVNEIAPRVHNSGHWTEAVCLTDQFEQHIRAIAGWPLGDPRRMADVVMQNLVGDEVEIVPNGLDGDTQPHLYGKVEARPGRKMGHINKVVRD, from the coding sequence TTGACCAAAGAAACGACCATCCTGGCTCCCGGCGCGACCATTGGCATTCTGGGCGGAGGTCAGCTTGGGCGCATGCTGGCGCTGGCGGCAGCGAAGCTGGGGTTGAAAAGCCATATCTATTGCCCCGACCCGCAAAGCCCGGCATTCGATGTGACGCCATTCAAAACCGTGGCCGCCTATGACGATGTCGAGGCGCTCAAAGGTTTTGCGGCTCAGGTCGATGTCATTACCTATGAATTCGAGAATGTACCGGCCACAACCGCCCAAGTGCTGGCGGGGCTGAAGCCGCTTCGTCCCGGTGCAAATGCGCTTGCCATTTCGCAAGACCGGCTGGAGGAGAAGGGGTTCCTCGCTTCCAAGAACATTCCGGTCGCGCCCTATCGCGCCATCCATGGCCTGGACGACCTCAACAAGGCCGTGGCCGAGCTCGGCCTGCCCGCCGTGCTCAAGACGACACGGCTGGGCTATGACGGCAAGGGACAGCGCGTCTTGCGCGCGCCCGCGGATGCCGAGGCGGCCTTTGCCGAATTGGCGCCGCATCCGCTTGTGCTGGAAGGCTTTGTGCCTTTCGAAAAGGAAATTTCGGTTGTCGTGGCGCGCGGGGCGGACGGCACGGTGCGCAGCTTCGATGCTGCCGAAAATGTGCACCGAAACCATATTCTTTTCACCTCGACTGTGCCGGCCGATATCCCGCCGGGCGTCGAAAAGCATGCGGCCATGTTGGCCAAGGTCATTGTGGTGGCGCTCGATTATGTCGGTGTGCTGGGCGTCGAGTTCTTTGTGCTTGGCGGCGAGCGGCCATCGCTGCTGGTCAACGAGATCGCGCCGCGCGTGCACAATTCCGGGCACTGGACGGAAGCTGTGTGCCTGACCGACCAGTTCGAGCAGCATATCCGCGCCATTGCCGGCTGGCCGCTGGGCGATCCCAGGCGCATGGCCGATGTGGTGATGCAGAACCTGGTCGGCGACGAGGTCGAGATCGTTCCTAACGGGCTCGACGGCGATACCCAGCCCCATCTCTATGGCAAGGTCGAAGCGCGGCCGGGGCGGAAGATGGGGCATATCAATAAGGTGGTAAGGGACTAG
- a CDS encoding DUF465 domain-containing protein codes for MIQTESQNRLADDLMVAALKRKKLEVKDELFKLQGATRQ; via the coding sequence ATGATCCAGACGGAAAGCCAAAATCGGCTCGCCGACGATCTGATGGTTGCAGCGCTCAAGCGCAAGAAACTCGAAGTGAAGGACGAACTTTTCAAGCTCCAGGGCGCCACGCGGCAATAA
- a CDS encoding DsbA family oxidoreductase: MSKLLKIDVFTDVVCPWCLVGSARLDQAIAKLPEDIEVEIENHPFYLDPTVPPEGVDVGEMLRQKYGRDPAEMWARVESEAAKAGIELDLSQQPRMFNTAKAHTLTRLSKANGNQHELANAIAEAYFLDHRQINDDNILVDIAVEHGWDRGDALDAINDEHELTLTAQLAINAAEQGIRGVPFFVFGGKYALSGAQPDAVFAQALDKIISEL, from the coding sequence ATGTCCAAGCTGCTCAAGATCGATGTCTTTACCGACGTGGTCTGCCCCTGGTGCCTTGTGGGCTCGGCGCGACTGGACCAGGCCATCGCCAAACTGCCCGAGGACATCGAGGTTGAGATCGAAAATCATCCCTTCTATCTCGATCCCACCGTCCCGCCTGAAGGTGTCGATGTCGGCGAGATGCTGCGCCAAAAATATGGCCGCGATCCCGCCGAAATGTGGGCCAGGGTGGAGAGTGAAGCGGCCAAGGCCGGCATAGAGCTCGACCTCAGCCAGCAGCCGCGCATGTTCAACACCGCCAAGGCCCATACCCTGACCCGGCTGTCCAAGGCCAATGGCAATCAGCACGAATTGGCCAATGCCATTGCCGAGGCCTATTTCCTCGACCATCGCCAGATCAACGACGACAACATTCTCGTCGATATCGCGGTCGAGCATGGCTGGGACCGCGGCGATGCGCTCGACGCCATCAATGATGAACACGAGTTGACGCTGACTGCCCAACTGGCCATCAATGCCGCCGAACAGGGCATTCGCGGTGTTCCCTTCTTTGTTTTCGGCGGCAAATATGCCCTGTCGGGCGCGCAGCCTGACGCCGTTTTCGCCCAGGCGCTCGACAAGATCATTTCCGAACTCTGA
- a CDS encoding proton-translocating transhydrogenase family protein gives MEATAETVANVAAAAHGAIGGAIDPFTFRLAIFVLAIFVGYFVVWSVTPALHTPLMSVTNAISSVIVVGALLAVGVQLANDASWVSKLFGFIALVFASVNIFGGFLVTQRMLAMYKKKG, from the coding sequence ATGGAAGCAACTGCTGAAACCGTGGCCAATGTCGCCGCAGCGGCCCATGGCGCCATTGGCGGCGCCATCGACCCCTTCACCTTCCGCCTCGCCATTTTCGTGCTGGCGATCTTCGTGGGCTATTTCGTGGTCTGGAGCGTCACCCCGGCCCTGCACACCCCGCTGATGAGCGTCACCAACGCCATCTCCTCGGTGATCGTTGTGGGCGCCCTGCTCGCTGTGGGCGTGCAACTGGCCAATGACGCAAGCTGGGTCTCAAAGCTCTTCGGCTTCATCGCCCTGGTGTTCGCAAGCGTGAACATCTTCGGCGGGTTCCTCGTGACCCAGCGCATGCTGGCCATGTACAAGAAGAAGGGCTGA
- a CDS encoding NAD(P)(+) transhydrogenase (Re/Si-specific) subunit beta → MDANIAALLYLVSGVLFILALRGLSHPSSSRQGNMFGMVGMGIAVLTTLAVASPSDWVSWLLIVGGLALGGGVGAYIARSVKMTDMPQLVAAFHSLVGLAAVFVAAAALYAPEAFGIGAVGAIHGQALVEMSIGTAIGAFTFTGSVIAFAKLNGNMSGKPIILPMRHLIHIAMGVAIIALVWAFTVSGNPWLFWLITILALVLGGLMIIPIGGADMPVVVSMLNSYSGWAAAGIGFTLGNTALIITGALVGSSGAILSYIMCRAMNRSFISVILGGFGGDAAAAGAGAEDDRPVKQGAADDAAFLMKNAGKVIIVPGYGMAVAQAQHALREMADLLKAEGVEVKYAIHPVAGRMPGHMNVLLAEANVPYDEVFELEDINSEFAQSDVAFVIGANDVTNPSAKTDKTSPIYGMPVLNVEDAGTVLFIKRGMAAGYAGVQNELFFRDNTMMLFGDAKKVTEDIVKAFGH, encoded by the coding sequence ATCGACGCAAATATCGCCGCCCTTCTCTATCTGGTCTCGGGCGTTCTGTTCATCCTGGCCCTGCGTGGCCTGTCCCATCCATCCTCGTCGCGCCAGGGCAATATGTTCGGCATGGTCGGCATGGGCATTGCCGTGCTGACCACTTTGGCCGTGGCCTCGCCCAGCGATTGGGTAAGTTGGCTGCTCATCGTCGGCGGTCTCGCCCTTGGTGGCGGCGTGGGCGCCTATATCGCCCGCTCGGTCAAGATGACCGACATGCCGCAATTGGTTGCCGCCTTCCACTCGCTGGTGGGCCTTGCCGCGGTCTTTGTCGCCGCCGCCGCGCTCTATGCGCCGGAAGCCTTCGGCATCGGCGCTGTCGGCGCCATCCATGGCCAGGCCCTGGTGGAAATGTCCATCGGCACCGCCATTGGCGCCTTCACCTTTACCGGCTCGGTCATCGCCTTTGCCAAGCTCAACGGCAATATGAGCGGCAAGCCGATCATCCTGCCCATGCGGCACCTGATCCATATTGCCATGGGCGTGGCCATTATCGCCTTGGTCTGGGCCTTCACCGTTAGCGGCAATCCGTGGCTCTTCTGGCTGATCACCATTCTCGCCCTTGTGCTGGGCGGGCTGATGATCATCCCCATCGGCGGCGCCGACATGCCGGTTGTGGTCTCTATGCTCAATTCCTATTCGGGTTGGGCTGCTGCCGGCATCGGCTTCACCCTGGGCAATACCGCGCTGATTATCACCGGGGCTCTGGTCGGGTCCTCGGGTGCGATCCTCTCCTACATCATGTGCCGGGCGATGAATCGTTCGTTCATCTCGGTCATCCTGGGTGGGTTCGGGGGCGACGCCGCTGCTGCCGGTGCGGGCGCCGAGGACGACCGCCCGGTCAAGCAGGGCGCCGCCGACGACGCAGCGTTCCTCATGAAAAATGCCGGCAAGGTCATCATCGTCCCCGGCTATGGCATGGCCGTCGCCCAGGCTCAGCATGCGTTGCGCGAAATGGCCGACCTGCTCAAGGCCGAGGGCGTCGAGGTCAAATATGCCATCCATCCGGTGGCTGGCCGCATGCCGGGCCATATGAATGTGCTGCTGGCCGAAGCCAATGTGCCCTATGACGAAGTGTTCGAACTCGAGGACATCAACTCCGAATTCGCCCAATCGGACGTGGCCTTCGTCATCGGCGCCAATGACGTGACCAACCCCTCGGCCAAGACGGACAAAACCTCGCCCATCTATGGCATGCCGGTTTTGAACGTTGAGGATGCTGGCACGGTGCTGTTCATCAAGCGCGGCATGGCAGCCGGCTATGCCGGGGTGCAGAACGAATTGTTCTTCCGCGACAACACCATGATGTTGTTCGGCGACGCCAAGAAGGTAACCGAGGACATCGTCAAGGCATTTGGCCACTGA
- the soxR gene encoding redox-sensitive transcriptional activator SoxR — MFKSLLSVGEVARRAGVAVSALHFYERKGLIQSIRTNGNQRRYERSVLRRVAVIQVAQSVGMTLEEIGQALAGLPADKAPSTEDWERMSAYWHDALNARIGQLERLRDGLSSCIGCGCLSTETCPLRNPGDRIGRSGRTGAQFLTNAS, encoded by the coding sequence ATGTTTAAAAGCCTGTTGAGTGTGGGCGAGGTGGCCCGGCGGGCGGGGGTCGCCGTGTCGGCTCTGCATTTTTACGAACGCAAGGGCTTGATTCAATCGATCCGAACCAATGGCAATCAGCGCCGCTATGAGCGCAGCGTATTGCGGCGGGTCGCCGTCATTCAGGTGGCGCAGAGTGTGGGGATGACGCTTGAGGAGATCGGGCAGGCCTTGGCAGGTCTGCCGGCCGACAAGGCGCCGTCCACAGAGGATTGGGAGCGCATGTCGGCCTATTGGCACGATGCGCTCAATGCCCGTATCGGCCAGCTGGAGCGGCTCCGAGATGGCCTTTCGAGCTGTATAGGGTGCGGGTGTCTCTCCACCGAGACCTGTCCTCTGCGCAATCCGGGCGACCGTATCGGGCGCAGCGGCCGGACCGGGGCGCAGTTCCTGACCAATGCGAGCTAG
- a CDS encoding multidrug effflux MFS transporter gives MSPRRTAIIGGLMVTTGPLSLTLYGPALPSIVADLGTSDAGGKLTMTVYFAAFAISQLLCGPLSDRFGRRWVGVAFFAVYVLGSLVCAVAPTLEILLVGRLLQGLGVSAGVALSRAMVRDQFVGMDAIRILTMVNLILTVAPAIAPTLGSLIMLAGSWHLMFVVMAGFGLAIIALLGFGARETLPPEARIQLRPTRILANYGRLLVAPDFLLPALVIAMAFGGFYGFAALLPFILIDQIGLTPFQFAMAMLIQTGSFITGNIVAGRLAKRLDGPALILLGLGFLALAGLGFAIAPRLFPDAVLATMAPVSFWMLALSAIGPSATASAMARYGHIAGSAGALTGFFQMGGGFLASVLAIALFPDARAALVTVLPVLAVLAIVIALVHRRLYPGQ, from the coding sequence ATGTCGCCCAGGCGCACCGCCATCATTGGCGGCCTCATGGTCACGACCGGGCCGCTCAGCCTGACCCTTTATGGTCCGGCCCTGCCCTCGATCGTGGCCGATCTGGGCACCAGCGATGCCGGCGGCAAACTGACCATGACGGTCTATTTCGCCGCCTTCGCCATTTCCCAATTGCTTTGCGGGCCTCTCTCGGACCGCTTTGGCCGCCGCTGGGTCGGCGTCGCCTTCTTTGCTGTTTACGTGCTCGGATCGCTGGTCTGCGCCGTAGCCCCTACACTGGAAATATTGCTTGTCGGCCGGTTGCTGCAGGGACTGGGCGTATCGGCAGGGGTGGCCCTATCCCGTGCCATGGTGCGGGACCAATTCGTGGGCATGGACGCGATCCGCATCCTCACCATGGTCAATCTGATCCTGACCGTGGCGCCCGCCATAGCCCCCACCCTGGGCAGTCTGATCATGCTGGCCGGATCGTGGCATCTGATGTTTGTGGTCATGGCAGGTTTCGGTCTGGCCATCATCGCCCTACTCGGTTTTGGTGCCCGCGAAACCTTGCCGCCCGAAGCGCGAATACAGCTTAGGCCGACCAGGATATTGGCCAATTACGGCCGCCTGCTAGTGGCGCCCGATTTCCTCTTGCCCGCCCTGGTCATCGCCATGGCCTTTGGCGGCTTTTATGGCTTTGCCGCGCTTCTGCCCTTCATTCTGATCGATCAGATTGGCCTTACGCCGTTTCAGTTCGCCATGGCCATGCTGATCCAGACCGGCTCCTTCATCACCGGCAATATCGTGGCGGGCCGCCTGGCCAAGCGCCTGGACGGCCCCGCACTGATACTGCTGGGGCTGGGTTTTCTAGCCTTGGCCGGGCTGGGCTTTGCCATTGCACCCAGGCTGTTCCCCGATGCAGTGCTGGCGACCATGGCGCCGGTGAGTTTCTGGATGCTGGCCCTGTCGGCCATCGGCCCCAGCGCCACCGCCAGCGCCATGGCCCGTTATGGGCATATTGCCGGCTCGGCTGGCGCCCTGACGGGCTTCTTCCAGATGGGCGGCGGCTTCCTCGCCTCCGTTCTGGCCATTGCGCTCTTTCCCGATGCGCGAGCGGCCCTGGTCACCGTGCTGCCAGTCCTGGCGGTGCTAGCTATTGTCATAGCGCTTGTGCACCGGCGGCTTTATCCAGGCCAATAA
- the rpsU gene encoding 30S ribosomal protein S21, translating to MQVVVRDNNVDQALRALKKKLQREGVFREMKLRNYYEKPSEKKARQKAEAVRRARKLARKRAQREGGIVAAGRS from the coding sequence TTGCAAGTAGTCGTTCGCGATAACAATGTTGACCAGGCGCTGCGCGCACTGAAGAAGAAGCTGCAGCGCGAAGGTGTCTTCCGCGAAATGAAGCTGCGCAATTACTACGAGAAGCCTTCCGAGAAGAAGGCTCGCCAGAAGGCTGAAGCTGTGCGCCGTGCGCGCAAGCTGGCCCGTAAGCGCGCCCAGCGTGAAGGTGGCATTGTGGCGGCCGGTCGCAGCTAG
- a CDS encoding Re/Si-specific NAD(P)(+) transhydrogenase subunit alpha has translation MKIAVLRERFEGESRVAATPETVAKYIGLGAEVAVEKGAGTGSRISDDQFKEAGATIGATAAATLKGADIVLCVRRPAASELSGVNKGALVIGALDPYGNEKDVAALAKAGVAAVSMEFMPRITRAQVMDILSSQANLAGYQAVMEAAAVFDRAMPMMMTAAGTVRPAKAFVMGAGVAGLQAIATAKRLGAVVSATDVRAAAGEQVESLGAKFIMTDALKDASGTGGYARELTKDEQAAQAELVAGHISKQDIVVTTALIPGRPAPKLVSKAMVESMTPGSVIVDLAAERGGNVELTQPGKVIIHNGVTIIGYTNLAAHIPTTASQLYARNLLSFIDTLVDKKEKKLAINWDDELVKATVLTRDGAVVHPNFMAAAPAAAPKADTAHDIAAKPASAKKPAAKKAPAKTEMAHDPEANSAPAKKPATRKPAASKATASKAATAPKADIAHDPEAKPASRKPAARKPAAKTAAAEPHPQSDATAKAPAAKKPAARKPAAKKPAAPKGGEK, from the coding sequence ATGAAAATTGCCGTTCTGCGTGAGCGGTTCGAGGGTGAGAGCCGGGTCGCGGCAACCCCCGAAACCGTCGCCAAATATATCGGGCTTGGCGCCGAAGTGGCCGTCGAAAAGGGCGCTGGCACAGGTTCGCGCATTTCCGACGACCAGTTCAAGGAGGCGGGGGCGACCATTGGTGCCACGGCGGCCGCCACGCTCAAGGGTGCCGATATCGTGCTCTGCGTGCGCCGTCCTGCCGCCTCCGAGCTTTCCGGCGTCAATAAGGGCGCGCTGGTGATCGGCGCTCTCGATCCCTATGGCAATGAAAAGGACGTCGCGGCCCTTGCCAAGGCGGGGGTCGCCGCTGTTTCCATGGAATTCATGCCGCGCATCACCCGTGCGCAGGTCATGGATATTCTCTCCTCCCAGGCAAACCTGGCCGGCTATCAGGCGGTGATGGAAGCCGCCGCAGTCTTTGACCGCGCCATGCCGATGATGATGACTGCCGCCGGCACAGTGCGCCCGGCCAAGGCCTTCGTGATGGGCGCCGGCGTTGCCGGCTTGCAGGCAATCGCCACGGCAAAACGCCTGGGCGCAGTGGTTTCGGCCACCGACGTGCGTGCCGCTGCCGGCGAGCAGGTGGAATCCCTGGGCGCAAAATTCATCATGACAGACGCGCTCAAGGACGCTTCGGGCACTGGCGGCTATGCGCGCGAACTGACCAAGGACGAGCAGGCCGCCCAGGCTGAACTGGTTGCCGGTCACATCTCCAAGCAGGACATCGTCGTCACCACCGCGCTCATTCCGGGCCGCCCCGCGCCCAAGCTGGTGAGCAAGGCCATGGTGGAATCCATGACCCCCGGTTCGGTGATCGTCGACCTGGCCGCCGAGCGTGGCGGCAATGTCGAATTGACCCAGCCGGGCAAGGTCATCATCCATAATGGCGTCACCATTATCGGCTATACCAACCTGGCCGCTCACATCCCGACCACGGCCAGCCAGCTCTATGCCCGCAACCTGCTTTCCTTCATCGACACGCTTGTTGACAAGAAGGAGAAGAAGCTCGCCATCAACTGGGACGACGAACTGGTCAAGGCCACTGTGCTGACCCGCGACGGTGCCGTGGTGCATCCGAACTTCATGGCTGCAGCCCCGGCCGCGGCGCCCAAGGCGGACACGGCTCACGACATCGCAGCCAAGCCTGCGTCAGCAAAGAAGCCCGCTGCGAAAAAAGCCCCGGCCAAGACCGAGATGGCCCATGATCCCGAGGCCAATTCGGCCCCGGCAAAAAAACCGGCAACGCGCAAACCCGCTGCTAGCAAGGCTACGGCCAGCAAGGCCGCGACGGCGCCCAAAGCCGATATTGCCCACGACCCGGAAGCCAAGCCGGCCTCGCGCAAGCCAGCGGCCCGCAAACCAGCGGCCAAAACAGCGGCAGCAGAGCCGCATCCGCAGTCCGACGCAACCGCCAAGGCCCCTGCCGCAAAGAAACCTGCTGCCAGAAAGCCGGCTGCGAAGAAGCCTGCCGCCCCCAAGGGAGGAGAGAAATAA
- a CDS encoding alpha/beta hydrolase: MKLLRRLLLALLILVIASYVGAVGYMYFNQRALQYSARGEVLALGDTQLSNAQDVAIASGTTRVNGWYQPPRQGMPVIAYYKGNSKSFSEEHERYERFVAEGYGFLAFDYRGFPASPGDISEANILADAIAAFDWLDALTDAPILIWGRSLGSGPATYVASQRDAAALLLETPFLSAVNVAAERYPILPVWQVMQDQFRNDLWIADVSEPVLVAHGTADRTIDVSNGRRLYDLAPNPDALWIVEGADHSDLWNAGIWDQAKAFFHRALPR; this comes from the coding sequence TTGAAACTGCTTCGCCGCCTGCTGCTCGCCCTTCTGATCCTCGTCATTGCGAGTTATGTCGGAGCCGTTGGCTACATGTATTTCAATCAACGCGCGCTGCAATATAGCGCCCGGGGAGAGGTGCTGGCCCTGGGCGATACGCAACTCTCCAACGCGCAGGACGTCGCCATCGCCAGCGGCACCACAAGGGTCAATGGCTGGTACCAGCCGCCGCGCCAGGGCATGCCGGTCATTGCCTATTATAAGGGCAATTCCAAGAGCTTTTCCGAGGAGCACGAACGCTATGAGCGCTTCGTGGCCGAGGGTTACGGATTTCTCGCTTTCGACTATCGCGGCTTTCCCGCCTCGCCGGGCGATATATCGGAGGCCAACATTCTGGCCGACGCCATCGCCGCCTTCGACTGGCTCGATGCGCTGACCGACGCCCCTATTCTAATCTGGGGACGCTCGCTGGGCTCAGGACCAGCCACCTATGTCGCCAGCCAGCGCGATGCGGCCGCCCTTTTGCTCGAAACGCCATTTCTCTCGGCCGTCAATGTCGCGGCCGAACGCTATCCCATCCTGCCGGTCTGGCAAGTCATGCAGGACCAATTCCGCAACGATCTCTGGATAGCCGATGTCAGCGAGCCAGTGCTGGTGGCCCACGGCACCGCCGACCGCACCATCGATGTCAGCAATGGTCGGCGCCTCTATGATCTGGCGCCCAATCCTGATGCGCTCTGGATCGTTGAGGGCGCCGACCATTCCGACCTTTGGAATGCCGGCATCTGGGATCAGGCCAAAGCCTTCTTCCACAGGGCACTGCCGCGGTGA